The sequence TGAACGCGTAGAGCGAGGTGTCCAGACCGCAGAGCGAGAAGCCCATCCGCCGATACGCGTGGATGGCGGGGGCGTTGATGTTGCTGACCTCCAGCCAGACATGACCCGCGCCGCACTCCCGGGCGAACTCCTCCGCCCGGGACATCAGCGCCCTGCCGACGCCCCGGCCCCGGTGAGCGGGAGCGACCTCGATGTCCTCGATGGTGAGGCGGCGGTTCCAGCGCGCGTACGAGACGGAGACGAAGCCGGCCAGGGTGCCGTCGGGGGTCAGGGCGAGGAAGGTGGACTCCCGCCCATCGGCCGTCCCCACCCCGACTCCTGAGTGCCCGTCATCCACGTCAGCGCCGCGCCCCTCGTCGGGGCCGTCCGCGCCACCTGGGCCGTCGGGGCCGTCGGGGCCGTCGGGGCCGTCGGGGCCGTCGGGGCCGTCGGCGTCATCCTCCGGGAACACCTTGGTCAGCGGCGGATCCACCGGCACCTCCCGCAGCGTGAACCCGTTCTCGGCGGACTCCACGCGGAAGACCGTGGCCGTGGTGAAGGAGCCGTCCAGCGCGTCGATCCGCCCCGCGTCCTCGGGGCCGGCCGCGCGGATGTCGTAGGTGATGTCATCAACCAGGGGCATGGCGCGACAGTACGACCGCGCGACGCGCCGCCGGAAAGCCGCCCAGACACCGGAGGCTGAACTTCCGTGCTCCACCGAGCCCCTTCACCCAGCAGACGGTGATCCGTCCGGGTGAACCCGCGGGCATACGAGGGGCCGCAGGGGAGCACAGGATCCCCTTGAACGTGGCTGTTTCAGCACCGAGTTGAGGTGTGTCTACGCGCGGAGCACACCCAACCGAACGATCCTTCGGGCATATCAGACGACTTCTCGCACGCCTATGACCGGCGGGTACCGGGAGCTGCTAGAAACTGCATCCCCTCATCCCCCCACGCTTTGAAGGGCCGGCAGCCATGTCAGTACGGAGAAT is a genomic window of Streptomyces sp. YPW6 containing:
- a CDS encoding N-acetyltransferase, producing MPLVDDITYDIRAAGPEDAGRIDALDGSFTTATVFRVESAENGFTLREVPVDPPLTKVFPEDDADGPDGPDGPDGPDGPDGPGGADGPDEGRGADVDDGHSGVGVGTADGRESTFLALTPDGTLAGFVSVSYARWNRRLTIEDIEVAPAHRGRGVGRALMSRAEEFARECGAGHVWLEVSNINAPAIHAYRRMGFSLCGLDTSLYAFTASAGEYALYLSKPCPPGVAG